One Streptomonospora salina genomic window, GCGCCTGTTCGCGGTGGCGGTCTGGCGCGAGTCGCCGCTGTTCACCGGTGCCGAGCGGGCGGCGCTGGCCCTGGCCGAGGACGCCACCCGCCTGGCCGATCCCGGAGAGTCCGTGCCCGACGCCGTGTGGCAGGAGGCGGCGCGCCACTACGACGAGCCGGCGCTGGCCGCTCTGGTCGTGGCCGTGGCGACCATCAACGCCTGGAACCGCATCGCCGTGGCGACCCGCATGGTCCCGGGCTCGCACACCCCGGCCTGACGGGCCCCGGCCGCGGTCCCCGCACGGGGCGGGGCCGCGGCCGCTCCCGGGGAACACCCCCGGTCCGAATCCGGCCACCGCGGTCTGCCGACTGTGCGGAACGCGCCGGACCGGCAGGGCGTTGTCCTACACGAAGGCGGCCCGCCGCGGCTCGGCCCGGCGACCGCCGCCCGTCGTCCACCGGAACGGACCCGGACATGACCCGAAACGAACGGCCCGACCACCGACCCGCCGGCTCCGATCCCGTCCTCGATGCGACGCGCACCCACTGGAACGGTCAGGCCCCCTCCTACGACCGGGCCATGGACCGCGTGGAGCGCCTGTTCGTCGGCGACGGCCGCTCCTGGGTGTGCCGGCGGGCCCGCGGGCGGACCCTGGAGGTCGCCATCGGCACCGGCCGCAACCTCGGCCTCTACGGCGACGACGTGGAGCTGACCGGGATCGACCTGAGCCCGGACATGCTCGACGTCGCCCGGCGGCGCGCCCGCGGCATGGAGAACGTGGCCGCGCTGCGCGAAGCCGACGCCGAGCACCTGCCCTTCCCCGACGCCCACTTCGATGCGGTCGTGGCCACGCTCTCCCTGTGCTCGGTGCCCGACGTCGGCACGTCGGTCGCCGAAATGCGCCGGGTCCTGCGGCCGGGCGGGCGCCTGCTGCTGCTCGACCACGTGCGCCCGACCGCGGCACCGCTACGCTGGATCCTGCACGGCCTGCAGTGGATCACCGACCGCACCCAGCCCGACAGCGGCGAGCACTACCTGCGCCGCCCGCTGGAGCAGGTGCGCGAGCAGGGCTTCACCGTCGAGGCCGGCGAACGCTTCAAGGGCGGTGCCGTCGAACGCGTGAGCGCCCGGAAACCCGAGTAGGCCGCCGCTGCCGGGGCAGGTCAGCACGGCGCAGGAAGGACGTGGTCGATGTGGCCGGACCCGCCGAACAGGCGCCGGACGTGTTCTTCGCCGAGTGGCGGCGGCGCCGGGCGGGCGCGCGCCGCGACGTGGAGCGCGCCGCCGCCCTGCTGGCCGAGTCGGGCCTGCCGACTCCGGACACGCCCGTGCTCGGGGTGGTCGGCTCGAAGGGCAAGGGCACCTGCGCCACCTACGCCTCGGCGACACTGGCGGCGGCCGGCGCCCGCGTCGTGACGGTGAC contains:
- a CDS encoding carboxymuconolactone decarboxylase family protein, whose translation is MTARMNAFEQAPAAYEAMRGLERFLAQSPLPHSTLELVKLRVSQINGCAFCVDMHSKDAQKAGESDERLFAVAVWRESPLFTGAERAALALAEDATRLADPGESVPDAVWQEAARHYDEPALAALVVAVATINAWNRIAVATRMVPGSHTPA
- a CDS encoding class I SAM-dependent methyltransferase; the encoded protein is MTRNERPDHRPAGSDPVLDATRTHWNGQAPSYDRAMDRVERLFVGDGRSWVCRRARGRTLEVAIGTGRNLGLYGDDVELTGIDLSPDMLDVARRRARGMENVAALREADAEHLPFPDAHFDAVVATLSLCSVPDVGTSVAEMRRVLRPGGRLLLLDHVRPTAAPLRWILHGLQWITDRTQPDSGEHYLRRPLEQVREQGFTVEAGERFKGGAVERVSARKPE